A DNA window from Camelina sativa cultivar DH55 chromosome 17, Cs, whole genome shotgun sequence contains the following coding sequences:
- the LOC104755746 gene encoding AT-hook motif nuclear-localized protein 28-like, with amino-acid sequence MLSKVPQKQHLQLSPSSSSMEMVRCSRGRPRGSKNKPKAPIFVTSEPPMSPYILQVPSGVDVVEAINRFCRQKGIGFCVLSGSGSVTDVTLRQPSPAAPGSTITFHGKFDLLSISATFFPPSTSLSPPPVSNFFTVSLAGPQGQVIGGFVAGPLVSAGTFYVVAASFSNPSYHRIPAAEEELENNAVSGEGEGQSPPVSGQVAEGSGGESMYSCQMGGSDVHAKAPPPY; translated from the coding sequence atgttgtcGAAGGTTCCTCAAAAACAACACTTGCAGCTCTccccttcctcctcctccatggaAATGGTCCGGTGTTCACGTGGCAGACCTCGAGGTTCGAAGAACAAACCTAAAGCACCAATCTTTGTCACCTCCGAGCCTCCTATGAGTCCTTACATCCTCCAAGTACCCTCTGGTGTCGACGTCGTTGAAGCCATTAACCGCTTCTGCCGCCAAAAAGGCATCGGCTTTTGCGTCCTCAGTGGCTCAGGCTCCGTCACTGACGTCACTTTGCGTCAGCCTTCTCCGGCAGCTCCAGGCTCAACCATTACTTTCCACGGAAAGTTCGATCTCCTCTCCATCTCCGCCACTTTCTTTCCGCCTAGTACCTCCTTGTCCCCTCCTCCTGTCTCCAATTTCTTCACCGTCTCTCTTGCCGGACCTCAGGGACAGGTCATTGGTGGATTCGTCGCTGGTCCCCTCGTTTCCGCCGGAACTTTCTACGTCGTCGCCGCTAGTTTCAGTAACCCTTCGTATCACCGGATACCCGCGGCGGAGGAAGAGCTCGAAAACAACGCTGTGTCGGGGGAAGGGGAGGGCCAATCACCTCCGGTATCTGGACAAGTGGCGGAGGGAAGTGGAGGAGAGTCGATGTACAGTTGTCAGATGGGTGGCTCTGATGTACACGCCAAAGCTCCACCGCCGTATTGA
- the LOC104759223 gene encoding uncharacterized protein LOC104759223 → MQAAKLLLERQLVKPNEVNGDGMTFLDIVRNQEQSRDLDLELVVVKTGCKETASLPKLEKPSDHFKSPVTFWTHISIGLRRLRSDTSEEGRAVFLIICTLIITSTYQTALQPPGGVHQSEGGGTAVMKQTVFIVLWVSNTIGFCCALLYTFCLLPIGSLFTTWFFWIGASLGVSYALAMAVISPNPLLFLCAAFTLYLLFPMYLLMEIFISLRNQEQSRDLDLELVVVKTGCKETASLPKLEKPSDHFKSPVTFWTHISIGLRRLRSDTSEEGRAVFLIICTLIITSTYQTALQPPGGVHQSEGGGTAVMKQTVFIVLWVSNTIGFCCALLYTFCLLPIGSLFTTWFFWIGASLGVSYALAMAVISPNPLLFLCAAFTLYLLFPMYLLMEIFISLRLSHLKAAVYRIFI, encoded by the exons ATGCAGGCTGCAAAACTATTACTAGAACGTCAATTGGTAAAACCGAACGAAGTAAATGGTGATGGTATGACATTCCTTGATATTGTAAGAAACCAAGAACAGAGTAGAGACTTGGATTTGGAACTAGTTGTTGTAAAAACCGGGTGCAAGGAGACTGCTTCTCTTCCAAAACTCGAGAAACCTTCCGATCACTTTAAGTCACCAGTCACTTTCTGGACTCATATCTCCATTGGCCTCAGACGCCTAAGGTCCGACACTTCAGAAGAAGGCCGTGCAGTCTTCTTGATTATATGTACTTTGATAATCACATCCACTTATCAAACCGCACTGCAGCCTCCGGGAGGTGTACACCAATCCGAGGGTGGAGGTACAGCGGTGATGAAGCAGACAGTCTTCATCGTCCTATGGGTTTCCAACACTATAGGCTTCTGTTGCGCTCTACTCTACACGTTTTGTCTCCTGCCAATTGGTAGCTTGTTTACCACATGGTTCTTTTGGATTGGAGCGTCTCTCGGAGTTTCTTATGCACTCGCTATGGCTGTAATCTCACCTAATCCTCTATTGTTTCTCTGTGCCGCCTTCACCTTGTACCTGCTCTTTCCTATGTATCTCTTGATGGAAATTTTCATATCCCTGAG AAACCAAGAACAGAGTAGAGACTTGGATTTGGAACTAGTTGTTGTAAAAACCGGGTGCAAGGAGACTGCTTCTCTTCCAAAACTCGAGAAACCTTCCGATCACTTTAAGTCACCAGTCACTTTCTGGACTCATATCTCCATTGGCCTCAGACGCCTAAGGTCCGACACTTCAGAAGAAGGCCGTGCAGTCTTCTTGATTATATGTACTTTGATAATCACATCCACTTATCAAACCGCACTGCAGCCTCCGGGAGGTGTACACCAATCCGAGGGTGGAGGTACAGCGGTGATGAAGCAGACAGTCTTCATCGTCCTATGGGTTTCCAACACTATAGGCTTCTGTTGCGCTCTACTCTACACGTTTTGTCTCCTGCCAATTGGTAGCTTGTTTACCACATGGTTCTTTTGGATTGGAGCGTCTCTCGGAGTTTCTTATGCACTCGCTATGGCTGTAATCTCACCTAATCCTCTATTGTTCCTCTGTGCCGCCTTCACCTTGTACCTGCTCTTTCCTATGTATCTCTTGATGGAAATTTTCATATCCCTGAGGCTGAGCCATCTCAAGGCTGCAGTATATCGAATCTTTATCTGA
- the LOC104755747 gene encoding PHD finger protein ALFIN-LIKE 7 isoform X2, with protein sequence MEGHPIPRTVEEVFSDFRGRRAGLIKALSTDVQKFYHQCDPEKENLCLYGLPNETWEVNLPVEEVPPELPEPALGINFARDGMLEKDWISLVAVHSDSWLISVAFYFGARFGFGKNERKRLFQMINDLPTIFEVVTGNAKQSKDQSANHNSSRSKSSGAKPRHSESHTKASKMSPPPKEDDESEEEDDEQGAVCGACGDNYGGDEFWICCDACEKWFHGKCVKITPAKAENIKHYKCPSCSTSKKIKA encoded by the exons ATGGAAGGGCATCCTATACCACGCACTGTCGAAGAGGTCTTTAGCGACTTTCGTGGTCGTAGAGCTGGTCTCATCAAGGCTCTCTCTACTG atgtTCAGAAGTTTTACCATCAGTGTGACCCTG AGAAGGAAAACTTGTGTCTTTACGGACTTCCGAATGAGACATGGGAGGTTAATCTCCCCGTCGAGGAGGTTCCCCCCGAGCTTCCTGAACCAGCTTTAGGCATCAATTTCGCAAGGGATGGTATGCTAGAGAAAGATTGGATATCTTTGGTTGCAGTTCACAGTGATTCGTGGCTTATCTCTGTTGCATTCTACTTTGGTGCACGTTTTGGATTTGGTAAGAATGAGAG GAAGAGGCTCTTCCAGATGATAAATGATCTCCCAACCATTTTTGAGGTTGTGACTGGCAATGCAAAGCAATCCAAGGATCAATCTGCTAACCACAACAGTAGCAGAAGCAAATCTAGCGGTGCCAAG CCTCGTCATTCTGAATCTCACACTAAGGCTTCAAAGATGTCCCCACCaccaaaagaagatgatgagagtgaggaggaagatgacgAACAAGGTGCAGTTTGTGGTGCGTGTGGAGATAACTATGGAGGAGATGAGTTCTGGATATGCTGCGATGCTTGTGAGAAATGGTTCCATGGAAAATGTGTGAAGATCACACCAGCAAAGGCTGAGAACATCAAACATTACAAATGCCCGAGTTGCAGTACCAGCAAGAAAATCAAAGCTTGA
- the LOC104755747 gene encoding PHD finger protein ALFIN-LIKE 7 isoform X1 has product MEGHPIPRTVEEVFSDFRGRRAGLIKALSTDVQKFYHQCDPEKENLCLYGLPNETWEVNLPVEEVPPELPEPALGINFARDGMLEKDWISLVAVHSDSWLISVAFYFGARFGFGKNERKRLFQMINDLPTIFEVVTGNAKQSKDQSANHNSSRSKSSGAKVEASVYSILFSFPSQSSYLCWVLIFIYSFVSSCSLVILNLTLRLQRCPHHQKKMMRVRRKMTNKVQFVVRVEITMEEMSSGYAAMLVRNGSMENV; this is encoded by the exons ATGGAAGGGCATCCTATACCACGCACTGTCGAAGAGGTCTTTAGCGACTTTCGTGGTCGTAGAGCTGGTCTCATCAAGGCTCTCTCTACTG atgtTCAGAAGTTTTACCATCAGTGTGACCCTG AGAAGGAAAACTTGTGTCTTTACGGACTTCCGAATGAGACATGGGAGGTTAATCTCCCCGTCGAGGAGGTTCCCCCCGAGCTTCCTGAACCAGCTTTAGGCATCAATTTCGCAAGGGATGGTATGCTAGAGAAAGATTGGATATCTTTGGTTGCAGTTCACAGTGATTCGTGGCTTATCTCTGTTGCATTCTACTTTGGTGCACGTTTTGGATTTGGTAAGAATGAGAG GAAGAGGCTCTTCCAGATGATAAATGATCTCCCAACCATTTTTGAGGTTGTGACTGGCAATGCAAAGCAATCCAAGGATCAATCTGCTAACCACAACAGTAGCAGAAGCAAATCTAGCGGTGCCAAGGTAGAAGCTTCTGTTTACtccattcttttttcttttccctcacAGTCTAGCTATCTCTGTTGGGTTCTTATCTTTATTTACTCCTTTGTTTCCTCATGCAGCCTCGTCATTCTGAATCTCACACTAAGGCTTCAAAGATGTCCCCACCaccaaaagaagatgatgagagtgaggaggaagatgacgAACAAGGTGCAGTTTGTGGTGCGTGTGGAGATAACTATGGAGGAGATGAGTTCTGGATATGCTGCGATGCTTGTGAGAAATGGTTCCATGGAAAATGTGTGA